A window from Kovacikia minuta CCNUW1 encodes these proteins:
- a CDS encoding SGNH/GDSL hydrolase family protein, translating to MLRRLFTIPGWITLSATLSGLFILAALWLHRDSLPVSSQVSASMVQPLPSPQPGLGDRHQLTYQQWVALLGREAKVAAEHSPRRLVVLAGDSLSLWFPPELLPSEVTWLNQGISGETSAGLLQRLSLFDKTRPETIFVMIGINDLLRGIRSETVLANQREIIRHLKTVHPRARIVVQSILPHGGKSGSVPNNLQTSPLSDRLLAVSNRSIRSVNQQLAAIAKEEGVEYLDLYPDFSDSEGDLAPELSTDGLHLSPQGYWIWASRLQTFSR from the coding sequence GTGTTAAGACGCCTTTTTACGATTCCTGGTTGGATTACGCTGTCTGCAACGCTCAGTGGGTTGTTTATTCTGGCTGCACTGTGGTTGCATCGAGATAGTTTGCCTGTTTCTTCCCAGGTCAGTGCTTCAATGGTGCAGCCATTACCCTCCCCCCAACCTGGTTTGGGAGATCGTCATCAACTGACCTACCAGCAGTGGGTTGCCTTGTTAGGGCGGGAAGCAAAAGTCGCCGCAGAACATTCTCCCAGGCGGCTCGTTGTATTAGCCGGAGACTCCCTTAGCCTCTGGTTTCCACCAGAATTGTTGCCGTCGGAAGTGACCTGGTTGAATCAGGGAATTTCTGGTGAAACCTCGGCTGGTTTGCTGCAACGGCTGAGTCTGTTCGACAAAACTCGACCGGAAACCATTTTTGTCATGATCGGAATTAACGATTTGCTAAGGGGGATAAGGTCAGAAACGGTGTTAGCAAACCAGCGGGAAATTATTCGCCATCTGAAAACTGTGCATCCCCGCGCCAGAATTGTGGTTCAGTCAATTTTGCCACACGGTGGCAAATCGGGTTCCGTGCCCAATAACCTACAGACTTCTCCTCTAAGCGATCGCCTCCTTGCCGTATCCAACCGTTCCATTCGGAGCGTGAACCAGCAGTTAGCTGCGATCGCGAAAGAAGAAGGGGTTGAATATCTGGATTTATATCCTGATTTTTCTGATTCTGAGGGAGATTTAGCGCCTGAGTTAAGTACTGATGGGCTGCATCTAAGCCCTCAGGGCTATTGGATTTGGGCATCCCGACTGCAAACATTCAGTCGATAG
- a CDS encoding SagB/ThcOx family dehydrogenase translates to MSQFPASIAQHYHERTKYDPSMQDKGKPLDWNQQPDAFKEYKIGHGIDLKPYLQDLTETASTQPDWVWWQRLSQLLFYSYGLTGMISVAGGSYYVRSAPSAGALYPAEIYLISRGTPRLPAGLYNYQVQTHSLIHFWENDVWTKLQTACLWHPILENTQLALIVTAVFYRSAWRYQDRAYRRVFLDSGHLLGNVELAAALSDYRPHLIGSFMDEAINQLLYLDAEQEGAIAVVPLADLLEVKQNLPLARTLLPASTQTDYPHIPDGKLLTYFHQATQIPLNTSVKANWKPAATEGQRADKYNFPFCLKVSTITPPISWGDQQEGLHATILKRRSTRAYTGEALTLDELRALLDFTYQPQHYIDQELDGSPDFFDLSLVETFIAVSSVTGLEEGCYYYAPKAQELRQIRFKNFRQELHFLCLWQDLGRDAGAVLFHTADLKAAVAEYGDRVYRSLHMDAGHLGQRLNLAAIHLGLGVSGIGGFFDDQVNEVLGIPTDEAVLYITTLGRPQ, encoded by the coding sequence ATGTCGCAATTTCCTGCGTCGATCGCTCAGCACTATCACGAACGAACGAAGTATGATCCATCCATGCAGGACAAGGGCAAACCGCTGGATTGGAACCAGCAACCTGATGCCTTTAAGGAATACAAGATTGGGCATGGGATCGATCTGAAGCCTTATCTGCAAGACCTCACCGAAACCGCCAGCACCCAACCAGACTGGGTTTGGTGGCAACGGTTGTCCCAACTACTCTTCTATAGCTACGGCCTGACGGGAATGATTTCCGTTGCGGGCGGTTCCTACTATGTCAGATCTGCACCCTCGGCGGGCGCACTTTATCCAGCAGAAATCTATCTCATTTCGAGAGGCACTCCCCGATTACCGGCAGGTCTGTATAACTATCAGGTGCAGACCCACTCGCTGATCCACTTTTGGGAAAACGATGTTTGGACGAAGCTCCAAACCGCCTGTTTGTGGCATCCCATTTTGGAAAATACCCAACTGGCATTAATCGTTACCGCCGTTTTTTACCGTTCTGCCTGGCGCTACCAGGATCGTGCCTACCGTCGGGTCTTTCTGGACAGCGGGCATCTGTTGGGTAATGTTGAGTTGGCGGCGGCTTTAAGTGATTACCGCCCCCACCTGATTGGCAGTTTCATGGATGAAGCGATCAATCAGCTGCTTTATCTGGATGCCGAACAGGAAGGGGCGATCGCCGTTGTCCCCCTGGCGGATCTGTTGGAAGTGAAGCAAAATCTACCCTTAGCACGCACGCTGCTGCCCGCATCCACCCAAACGGACTACCCCCATATCCCCGATGGCAAACTCCTGACCTACTTCCATCAAGCAACTCAGATTCCTCTTAACACTTCCGTTAAAGCAAACTGGAAACCTGCGGCGACTGAAGGACAACGGGCAGACAAATATAACTTTCCCTTCTGCCTCAAGGTTTCGACTATCACTCCACCAATTTCCTGGGGAGACCAGCAGGAAGGTCTTCATGCCACTATTCTGAAACGGCGGTCTACCCGTGCGTATACCGGGGAAGCCCTCACCCTGGATGAACTGAGAGCATTGCTCGACTTTACCTATCAACCCCAACACTATATTGATCAGGAACTGGATGGTTCTCCTGATTTCTTTGATCTGAGTTTGGTTGAAACCTTTATTGCCGTTTCCTCTGTAACCGGTTTGGAAGAGGGTTGTTACTACTACGCTCCGAAAGCGCAAGAACTGCGTCAGATTCGGTTTAAAAACTTCCGGCAAGAATTGCATTTTCTCTGTCTCTGGCAAGACCTGGGGCGGGATGCGGGTGCCGTGCTATTTCATACTGCCGATTTAAAAGCGGCTGTGGCAGAATATGGCGATCGGGTCTACCGTTCCCTGCATATGGATGCGGGACATCTGGGGCAACGGTTGAATCTGGCTGCCATTCATCTCGGTTTGGGTGTCAGCGGCATTGGCGGCTTTTTTGATGATCAGGTCAACGAAGTCCTGGGAATCCCAACCGATGAAGCAGTTCTTTATATCACTACTCTGGGGCGTCCGCAGTAG
- a CDS encoding class I SAM-dependent methyltransferase, with amino-acid sequence MSTILRDWSYQYQWLYDSVSWLAALSVGGEGRFRQLALQGLKIEREMKVLDLCCGSGQATQVLVERSQHVTGLDASPLSLKRARKNVPQAEYVEAFAEKMPFPDDQFDLVHTSVALHEMEPEQRQQILQEVYRVLRPGGCFTLVDFHAPTNPLFWVGVSLFLVLFETHTAWDLIKTDLPQKLSETGFQVIQQTLYAGGSLQVIQAKKAEA; translated from the coding sequence ATGTCAACCATTCTGAGAGACTGGAGCTATCAATATCAATGGCTATATGACAGCGTTTCCTGGCTGGCGGCTTTGAGTGTGGGGGGCGAGGGACGGTTTCGGCAATTGGCACTTCAAGGACTGAAGATTGAGCGGGAAATGAAGGTGCTGGATTTGTGCTGCGGCAGTGGGCAGGCGACCCAGGTTCTGGTGGAGCGATCGCAGCACGTCACCGGACTGGATGCCTCTCCCCTTTCGCTCAAACGGGCGCGAAAGAATGTTCCCCAGGCAGAGTATGTGGAGGCGTTTGCTGAAAAGATGCCCTTTCCCGATGACCAATTTGATCTGGTGCATACCAGCGTTGCCCTGCATGAAATGGAGCCAGAACAACGCCAGCAAATTTTGCAGGAAGTCTATCGAGTCCTCCGCCCCGGTGGCTGTTTTACCCTGGTTGATTTTCACGCACCAACCAATCCCCTTTTCTGGGTTGGCGTTTCCCTATTTCTGGTGCTGTTTGAAACCCATACCGCCTGGGATTTAATTAAAACCGATCTACCGCAAAAGCTTAGCGAAACAGGTTTTCAGGTCATTCAGCAGACCCTTTACGCCGGCGGTAGCCTTCAGGTCATTCAGGCAAAGAAAGCTGAGGCTTAA
- a CDS encoding CADD family putative folate metabolism protein — MKQYAIQYFQNVLAFPTYVSGVHFNTPAMNGSIAARQEILENLIEEERGEKNHPALWKRFATALGATEAELAETAPLPTTTNLVETFRNLCIRSPFYAGLAALAMYESQIPEIAAVKVDGLKQFYGMTNPEDYQFFTVHQAADVWHTEAELNLIEQYADTPEKEVEALEVAKQAVDALWQFLDGVYEAYCADIKAEVAAA, encoded by the coding sequence TTGAAACAGTACGCCATTCAGTATTTTCAAAACGTATTGGCGTTTCCAACCTATGTCAGTGGGGTCCATTTTAATACGCCTGCCATGAATGGGTCGATCGCTGCCCGTCAGGAAATTTTAGAAAACCTGATCGAAGAAGAGCGGGGAGAAAAAAACCATCCAGCACTGTGGAAGCGCTTTGCTACAGCTCTGGGGGCAACGGAGGCTGAACTAGCTGAGACAGCACCTTTACCGACTACCACGAATCTGGTTGAGACCTTTCGCAATCTTTGTATTCGTTCCCCTTTCTATGCGGGACTGGCTGCTCTAGCGATGTATGAATCCCAAATTCCTGAAATCGCAGCCGTTAAGGTCGATGGTTTGAAGCAGTTCTATGGCATGACTAACCCAGAGGATTATCAGTTTTTTACGGTTCACCAGGCAGCGGATGTATGGCATACGGAAGCAGAACTGAACCTGATTGAGCAGTATGCGGACACCCCTGAAAAGGAAGTGGAAGCCCTGGAAGTGGCAAAGCAAGCGGTTGATGCCCTGTGGCAATTCCTGGATGGCGTTTATGAAGCCTACTGCGCTGATATTAAAGCAGAAGTAGCTGCGGCATAA
- the ald gene encoding alanine dehydrogenase, with amino-acid sequence MEIGVPKETKDQEYRVGLSPNSVRSLTEQGHSVFVETNAGAGSGFTDADYVQTGAQIVPSAQDAWERELIIKVKEPLAAEYSFLQKGQLLFTYLHLAASRTLTEHLLDSGATAIAYESVELPDKRLPLLAPMSIIAGRLSVQFGTQYLERQQGGRGVLLGGVPGVKPGNVVILGGGVVGTEAARIAVGMGARVQILDISVDRLSYLETIFGSRVELLHSSTFQIETVVPDADLLVGAVLVPGRRPPVLVSHELVKQMRPGSVIVDVAVDQGGCIETVRPTSHSHPTYIESGVVHYGVPNMPGAVPWTATQALNNSTLPYVTKLANYGLAAFDRDPALAKGLNVQSKHLIHPAVQEMFPDLVS; translated from the coding sequence ATGGAAATTGGTGTTCCAAAGGAAACGAAAGACCAGGAATATCGGGTTGGACTTAGCCCTAACAGTGTGAGAAGCCTGACCGAGCAAGGACACTCCGTATTTGTGGAAACCAACGCTGGAGCAGGAAGCGGCTTTACAGATGCTGACTATGTTCAGACGGGTGCTCAGATTGTTCCCAGCGCCCAGGATGCCTGGGAACGGGAACTGATCATTAAAGTCAAAGAACCTTTAGCAGCGGAATATTCGTTTTTACAAAAGGGACAATTGCTGTTTACCTACCTGCACCTGGCGGCAAGTCGTACTTTGACGGAGCACCTGCTGGATAGTGGAGCAACGGCGATCGCCTACGAAAGTGTTGAACTTCCCGATAAACGGTTACCGCTGCTTGCTCCTATGAGCATCATTGCCGGACGGCTGTCGGTGCAGTTTGGGACCCAATATCTGGAACGGCAGCAGGGAGGGCGTGGGGTGTTACTGGGTGGCGTTCCTGGCGTCAAACCTGGCAATGTGGTCATTCTCGGCGGTGGAGTCGTGGGTACCGAAGCAGCCCGCATTGCTGTCGGCATGGGTGCCAGGGTACAAATTCTGGATATCAGTGTCGATCGCCTCTCTTACCTGGAAACGATCTTTGGTTCGCGGGTTGAATTGCTCCACAGCAGCACATTTCAGATTGAAACTGTAGTTCCCGATGCGGATCTGCTGGTCGGTGCCGTTCTGGTTCCCGGACGCAGACCTCCAGTGCTTGTCTCCCATGAACTGGTCAAACAAATGCGTCCAGGCTCGGTGATTGTGGATGTTGCAGTCGATCAGGGGGGGTGTATCGAAACGGTTCGCCCAACTTCGCACAGCCATCCTACCTACATTGAGTCCGGTGTGGTTCATTACGGAGTCCCCAATATGCCCGGAGCAGTGCCCTGGACGGCAACCCAGGCACTCAACAACAGTACCTTGCCCTACGTGACCAAGCTGGCAAATTACGGTCTAGCTGCCTTCGATCGAGACCCAGCCCTGGCAAAGGGATTAAACGTGCAAAGCAAACACCTGATTCACCCCGCCGTTCAGGAAATGTTCCCCGATTTGGTTAGCTGA
- a CDS encoding CHAT domain-containing protein — protein sequence MGSQKNRLQVRIALSSLLLAGCTLSCFAPEVVGVISPSVVAQTVNSRKAEAEKLLRQGVEQFDTGNYEAALKLYQQALSIYQEIKDKAGEGGALTELGLTYASLGDYDRALTSYQQGLTIARDQKDQRLEAITLNSMGFVYADRGDDAQALEFYQQSLTIARQIKDRFLEGRVLGNLGNAYSGLQDYPRAIELYQQRLAIARELKDRRGLGTGLGNLGITYKALGEFTKALENYQQSLAIARELKDRAGETTVLGSLGSVAAAQGEYPKAVEYYQQSLKIAQETKSLYAQGVALERLGNVYQAQRKDGEAIALYQQSLDIAQQVKNYGMARRLLKAIGEVYLDQGKVAQALAFQQQNLALAQQVKDRNGEAISLEDLAVFYYKTSDFQKSASFAQQSLDLARSLKNRKQEGSALRALGTANYALGDYDPAIAALRQSLEIARESKDLPAEGGVLNNLSVVYRAMGDYEKAIGNAEQSLEIAQKLKNRTLEQPALGSLGSAFASVGAYGKAIEVYEQSLALARLVGDRLGEHNALGNLGFAYLALNNPDKGLKYTQEKLKITREIADRAGEGAALSNLGLAYDDLGDFNKAIESYQQSLAIAQATGNRQGESIVLGNLGLLYDTLGDESTAIAYQQQRLALTRSIKDRQGEAQAFINLGKVYAAQKNLAKAIESYQQSLVILRAIRARRDEGIALSNLGGIFLEAGNLAAAEKHLRQSIEIWESLRADLGSNDANKISLFEFQARTYRTLQRVLIAQNQPQAALEIAERGRTRAFVELIAKRLAEKTDRPGARSHQQNRTPDPATDLRSPTIKQIQQIAKQHNATLVEYSILYDLVRVNGREVSQESQLLIWVIQPTGTITLRQVDLRFLRQQKSFLADFVTRSRSMIGARGRGLGVVGQTATPPVKANQRLQQLHQILIQPIADLLPSDPNAHVVFIPQGSLYLVPFPALPDATGRYLVEQHTISISPSIQILDLTRQQRLSLETERQRNRGNSNSLPTLIVGNPTMPAIAAGVEQPAQPLPALPGAEQEAKAIAALLQTQPLIGNQATEPVVVQQMLHARIIHLATHGLLDDFQGLGVPGAIALAPTKTDDGLLTAGEILDLKLNAELVVLSACDTGRGLITGDGVIGLSRSLITAGVPSVIVSLWSVPDAPTATLMTAFYQNLQQNPNKAQALRQAMLSTLKQYPSPKNWAAFTLIGEP from the coding sequence ATGGGTTCTCAAAAAAATCGCTTACAGGTGAGAATTGCCCTGTCTTCTTTGCTCCTGGCTGGTTGTACGTTGTCCTGCTTTGCACCTGAAGTTGTTGGCGTTATTTCCCCATCTGTTGTTGCCCAGACGGTAAATAGCCGCAAAGCAGAGGCAGAAAAATTACTCCGTCAGGGGGTGGAGCAATTTGATACGGGCAATTACGAAGCAGCGTTGAAGCTCTATCAGCAGGCATTGTCGATTTACCAGGAGATTAAGGACAAAGCAGGAGAAGGGGGCGCTCTGACCGAGTTGGGGCTAACCTATGCTTCCCTGGGAGACTACGATCGCGCCCTTACCTCCTACCAGCAGGGTTTGACGATCGCCCGCGACCAGAAGGATCAGCGGCTAGAAGCAATTACCCTGAACAGTATGGGGTTTGTTTATGCCGATCGGGGCGACGATGCGCAAGCGCTTGAGTTCTACCAGCAAAGTTTGACAATTGCCCGCCAAATCAAGGATCGCTTTTTGGAAGGGCGGGTTTTGGGCAATTTGGGAAATGCCTACAGTGGCTTGCAGGATTACCCCAGGGCAATTGAGCTTTACCAGCAACGGTTGGCAATTGCCCGGGAACTCAAGGATCGACGGGGACTGGGAACCGGATTGGGCAATCTGGGCATCACCTACAAAGCCCTGGGAGAGTTTACAAAGGCATTGGAGAACTACCAGCAAAGTTTAGCGATCGCCCGTGAACTCAAAGATCGTGCGGGTGAAACCACTGTTTTGGGCAGTTTGGGGAGCGTTGCAGCGGCTCAAGGGGAGTATCCCAAGGCGGTTGAGTATTACCAGCAAAGCCTCAAGATTGCTCAAGAAACCAAATCTCTTTATGCCCAGGGAGTTGCGCTGGAGCGGTTAGGAAATGTTTATCAGGCGCAAAGAAAGGATGGGGAGGCGATCGCGCTCTATCAGCAAAGTTTGGACATTGCACAACAGGTCAAAAATTACGGTATGGCTCGACGGTTGCTGAAGGCGATCGGTGAGGTTTATCTAGACCAGGGCAAGGTTGCCCAGGCATTGGCGTTTCAACAACAAAATTTGGCCCTGGCGCAACAGGTCAAAGATCGCAACGGAGAAGCCATTTCGCTAGAAGATCTGGCGGTTTTTTACTACAAAACCAGCGACTTCCAGAAATCTGCCAGCTTTGCCCAACAAAGCCTGGATCTTGCCCGCAGCCTGAAAAACCGGAAACAGGAGGGTTCGGCACTGAGGGCGCTGGGCACCGCAAACTATGCCCTGGGGGATTACGATCCGGCGATCGCCGCGCTAAGGCAAAGCTTAGAGATTGCCAGGGAATCAAAAGACTTACCAGCAGAGGGGGGAGTGCTCAACAATCTGAGTGTGGTCTACCGGGCAATGGGAGACTACGAAAAAGCAATTGGGAATGCAGAGCAAAGTTTGGAGATTGCCCAGAAACTTAAAAATCGCACCCTGGAACAACCCGCCCTGGGAAGCCTGGGTTCTGCCTTTGCCAGTGTGGGAGCCTACGGCAAAGCCATTGAGGTATACGAACAAAGTTTAGCCCTTGCCCGTCTGGTGGGCGATCGATTGGGGGAACACAACGCCCTGGGCAATTTGGGATTTGCTTACCTGGCGTTGAATAATCCCGACAAGGGGCTGAAATATACCCAGGAAAAACTCAAAATTACACGGGAAATTGCCGATCGGGCAGGGGAAGGAGCCGCCCTCAGCAATCTGGGGCTTGCCTATGATGACCTGGGTGATTTCAACAAAGCGATTGAGTCCTATCAACAATCGCTGGCGATCGCGCAAGCCACTGGCAATCGGCAGGGAGAGTCAATTGTGCTGGGCAACCTGGGCTTGCTCTACGACACCCTCGGTGATGAGTCTACTGCAATTGCTTACCAGCAACAGCGGCTCGCCCTGACCCGCAGCATCAAAGATCGGCAAGGTGAGGCACAGGCATTCATCAACCTGGGCAAAGTATATGCGGCTCAAAAGAACCTTGCTAAAGCGATTGAGTCCTATCAACAGAGCCTGGTCATCCTGAGAGCCATTCGCGCTCGCCGGGATGAAGGGATTGCCCTCAGCAATCTTGGCGGAATTTTTCTGGAGGCGGGTAATCTGGCAGCGGCAGAAAAGCACCTGCGCCAGAGCATTGAAATTTGGGAATCCCTGCGAGCCGACCTGGGCAGCAACGACGCCAACAAAATTTCACTGTTTGAGTTTCAAGCGCGCACCTACCGCACCCTCCAGCGGGTATTAATTGCTCAAAATCAGCCCCAGGCAGCTTTGGAAATTGCTGAACGGGGGCGAACCCGCGCTTTTGTAGAACTGATCGCGAAACGTTTGGCAGAAAAAACCGATCGCCCTGGAGCCAGAAGCCACCAGCAAAATCGAACACCTGACCCAGCAACGGATTTGCGATCGCCCACCATTAAACAAATTCAGCAGATTGCCAAACAACATAACGCAACGCTGGTTGAGTATTCCATTCTCTACGACCTGGTGAGGGTCAACGGACGGGAAGTTTCCCAGGAATCGCAACTTTTGATCTGGGTGATTCAACCAACGGGCACCATTACGCTGCGCCAGGTTGACCTCCGGTTTCTGCGTCAACAAAAAAGTTTTTTGGCGGATTTCGTTACCCGTAGCCGCAGCATGATTGGAGCCAGGGGCAGGGGGCTAGGCGTTGTCGGGCAAACCGCAACCCCGCCAGTTAAGGCAAATCAACGTCTCCAGCAACTCCACCAGATTCTGATTCAGCCGATCGCCGATCTGCTGCCCTCAGATCCCAACGCTCATGTCGTTTTTATTCCCCAGGGTTCCCTCTACCTGGTGCCATTTCCAGCCCTCCCCGATGCCACAGGGCGATACCTGGTTGAACAGCACACAATTTCCATCTCGCCTTCCATTCAAATCCTGGACCTGACCCGCCAGCAACGGTTAAGTCTGGAGACAGAAAGACAGAGAAACAGGGGAAATTCAAATTCCCTCCCTACCCTGATTGTGGGAAATCCGACCATGCCAGCGATTGCTGCCGGAGTTGAGCAACCCGCCCAGCCGTTGCCCGCTCTACCCGGTGCGGAGCAGGAAGCAAAGGCGATCGCGGCTCTCCTTCAGACCCAACCCTTGATTGGCAATCAGGCAACTGAACCCGTTGTGGTGCAACAAATGCTCCATGCCCGCATCATTCATCTGGCAACCCACGGTTTACTGGATGATTTTCAGGGGCTTGGAGTACCCGGAGCAATTGCCCTTGCTCCCACTAAAACCGACGATGGACTCCTGACCGCAGGCGAAATTCTGGATTTGAAACTCAATGCCGAATTAGTCGTTCTGAGTGCCTGCGACACGGGACGGGGCTTGATCACGGGAGATGGGGTAATTGGTCTATCGCGATCGTTAATTACAGCAGGTGTTCCCAGTGTAATTGTGTCGCTCTGGAGTGTTCCCGACGCTCCCACTGCCACCTTAATGACTGCTTTCTATCAGAATCTCCAACAAAATCCCAATAAAGCTCAGGCACTCCGCCAGGCAATGCTCAGCACCCTGAAACAATATCCCAGCCCGAAGAATTGGGCAGCTTTTACTCTCATCGGAGAACCCTAG
- a CDS encoding hybrid sensor histidine kinase/response regulator: MSIDQTSRLCRILPAPVFDQLGSLLRQIAEGTEANPLVLAETALPVGKRLNNQIERFVAVVSSQFSGLLVAEAAALDGESPLSSHQGNKTLSTDRSADPSAQPVLYQVGLSFSPAAIAVFLNQISQLLPTDSPLLLSLRQASQQLQPNHAALQSEFTLRLVEILTATPPLRATDASCDLRVEAALRQQVEQERSLNQVTTQIRQSLDLPLILQTAVQEAQKLLQSDRAVIYEFEGSLAANGRPPGATTETLPPRPLASSRRPPLSPSSPHLALGCVSYEALATDALPSVLHLAEEAYCFSEVTDYRIKYHKGFILAVNDTETAYSHSSCLLKLLRQAKVRAKLVVPIVVREELWGLLVAHQCTEPRHWEDHEKVFLQRIAEHLAIAIYQARLYSQLQQQKQMLEQRVVERTQELGDALVAAQAASRAKTEFLAAMSHELRTPLTCVIGMAETLLRAMVHKPDTYSLDPQKQQDYLKIIKRSGEHLLELINDILDVSQVEAGKTILNVSKFSLAQLAHQSLQMLREKAQSNGVEFNLDLRFAPEGTGAKSFQEDLFTADRRRVSQILLNLLSNAIKFTPAGGRVTLRVWLENNFAVIQVQDTGIGIPKSQYPLLFQKFQQLDGTYHRRYEGTGLGLALTKQLVELHGGKIDVDSTVGKGSTFTVWLPAQPLLENSRGLKAFHPVASALSKVEADRPIQVDYPLSFGGRIVLIEDHEESAMLICDLLTAAGCQVIWMVDGSTAIKQIELLQPLLVITDIQLPGIDGFEIMQFLRQHPATQNTKILALTARALPEDKQRCLEAGANDYLAKPIQPYQLLDKVAALVSVEE; encoded by the coding sequence ATGTCCATTGATCAAACCTCTCGCCTGTGCCGGATTCTGCCTGCCCCGGTATTTGACCAATTAGGCTCTTTGTTGCGACAGATAGCAGAGGGCACTGAAGCAAATCCTCTGGTGCTGGCTGAAACTGCGCTACCTGTGGGTAAGCGACTGAACAATCAGATCGAACGGTTTGTTGCCGTGGTTTCCAGCCAGTTTAGTGGGCTGCTAGTAGCAGAGGCGGCAGCGCTTGATGGGGAATCACCGCTTTCCAGTCATCAGGGAAACAAGACCTTATCAACGGACAGGTCAGCAGACCCATCAGCCCAACCCGTTTTATATCAAGTTGGGTTAAGCTTTAGCCCCGCAGCGATCGCCGTTTTTCTGAATCAAATCAGCCAACTCCTCCCCACGGACTCCCCGCTTCTCCTCTCCCTCAGACAAGCCAGCCAACAACTTCAGCCCAACCATGCTGCCCTCCAGAGTGAATTTACCCTCCGGCTGGTGGAGATATTGACGGCTACCCCTCCCCTCCGGGCAACCGATGCCTCCTGCGATCTACGGGTTGAAGCTGCCCTGCGGCAACAGGTTGAGCAGGAGCGATCGCTAAACCAGGTGACCACTCAAATCCGGCAAAGTCTAGATTTGCCGCTCATCCTTCAGACCGCAGTACAGGAAGCCCAGAAACTGCTTCAGAGCGATCGGGCTGTGATCTATGAATTTGAGGGTTCCCTTGCTGCCAATGGCAGACCTCCAGGGGCAACGACAGAAACTTTGCCCCCTCGCCCCCTCGCCTCCTCTCGGCGTCCCCCTCTCTCCCCTTCGTCGCCCCATCTGGCGCTCGGATGCGTTTCCTACGAGGCACTAGCAACAGACGCACTGCCTTCCGTGCTGCACCTGGCTGAAGAAGCCTACTGCTTTTCGGAGGTAACGGACTACCGCATCAAATACCACAAAGGCTTCATTCTGGCGGTAAACGATACTGAAACAGCCTATTCCCACTCATCCTGTTTACTGAAACTCCTACGGCAGGCAAAGGTTCGTGCCAAGTTGGTCGTTCCCATTGTGGTGCGGGAGGAACTGTGGGGGCTGTTGGTTGCCCATCAATGTACCGAACCCCGCCACTGGGAAGACCACGAAAAGGTCTTTTTGCAGCGGATTGCAGAACATCTGGCGATCGCTATTTACCAGGCAAGGCTATATAGCCAGCTTCAGCAGCAAAAGCAAATGCTGGAACAGCGTGTGGTCGAGCGCACCCAAGAATTGGGAGATGCTCTGGTTGCGGCTCAGGCGGCCAGTCGTGCCAAAACCGAATTTTTGGCAGCCATGAGTCACGAACTCCGCACCCCCCTTACCTGCGTGATTGGCATGGCAGAAACCCTCCTGCGAGCGATGGTTCACAAGCCGGACACCTACTCCCTCGACCCTCAGAAACAACAGGATTATCTCAAAATCATCAAACGCAGTGGTGAGCATCTGCTAGAGCTGATCAACGACATCCTGGATGTGTCTCAAGTGGAAGCGGGAAAAACCATTTTGAATGTTAGCAAATTTTCCCTTGCCCAACTGGCGCACCAGAGTTTACAGATGTTGCGTGAGAAAGCCCAGTCGAATGGAGTCGAGTTTAATCTAGATCTCCGCTTTGCCCCAGAAGGTACTGGGGCAAAGTCTTTCCAGGAAGACCTGTTTACCGCCGATCGTCGCCGGGTTAGTCAAATTTTGTTGAATCTATTGAGCAATGCGATCAAATTTACCCCAGCGGGTGGGCGCGTCACCCTACGGGTTTGGCTCGAAAATAATTTTGCCGTTATTCAGGTTCAAGATACGGGCATTGGCATCCCCAAAAGCCAGTATCCACTTTTGTTCCAGAAATTTCAGCAGTTGGATGGCACCTACCACCGCCGCTATGAAGGAACGGGCTTGGGGCTGGCGCTTACGAAGCAGCTTGTAGAACTGCACGGTGGCAAGATAGATGTGGACTCTACCGTTGGGAAGGGGTCAACCTTCACCGTTTGGCTTCCCGCCCAACCCCTTTTAGAGAACAGCCGGGGACTGAAGGCGTTCCATCCCGTTGCTTCTGCTCTCTCAAAAGTTGAAGCCGATCGCCCTATCCAGGTAGACTACCCCCTTTCCTTTGGTGGGCGGATTGTTCTGATTGAAGATCACGAAGAATCTGCCATGCTCATTTGCGATCTGCTCACTGCGGCAGGCTGTCAGGTGATCTGGATGGTGGATGGCTCCACAGCTATTAAACAAATCGAGCTATTGCAGCCCCTACTGGTAATTACAGACATCCAGCTACCAGGAATTGATGGCTTTGAAATTATGCAATTTTTGCGCCAGCATCCTGCGACCCAAAACACTAAAATTCTGGCCCTAACCGCCAGGGCACTGCCAGAAGATAAACAGCGTTGTTTAGAAGCCGGAGCGAATGATTACCTGGCAAAACCAATTCAGCCCTATCAGCTATTGGATAAGGTCGCAGCGTTGGTGAGCGTAGAGGAGTAG